The following coding sequences lie in one Synechococcus sp. PCC 7336 genomic window:
- the prmA gene encoding 50S ribosomal protein L11 methyltransferase, translated as MRTASLRIADEDERLEPQPTRYAANSAWWELHIAIAPEQEDITFWRLQEFGCNGMSSERDGPQLHLRAYMPIEQATPLDLSALALIMRRDALLCSVEPPQVHWERLEEEDWSSSWKQHWQPQAIGETILVCPAWLEVPENSDRHVLRMDPGVAFGTGAHTTTQLCIEALEMHLGFLEPNEKVTVADIGCGSGILSLAAAKLGAERVYAVDTDAFAVEATQFNIRNNGLDGKIEIHRGSLDALPRMVDGLICNILAEVAIDLIPQFQLAIRENGWLVLSGIAIEQAKMVSQTLEAHGWMVAALWKRQEWCCLNVRRH; from the coding sequence ATGCGAACTGCTTCCCTCAGAATTGCTGACGAGGACGAACGGCTAGAGCCTCAGCCCACCCGTTACGCTGCCAATTCTGCCTGGTGGGAGTTACATATTGCGATCGCCCCAGAGCAAGAAGACATCACCTTTTGGCGCTTGCAGGAGTTTGGCTGCAACGGGATGTCCAGCGAGCGAGACGGACCACAGCTCCACCTGCGAGCCTACATGCCCATCGAGCAGGCTACCCCCCTCGATCTCTCGGCCCTAGCCCTGATAATGCGTCGAGACGCATTGCTCTGCAGTGTCGAGCCACCACAAGTCCACTGGGAGCGGTTGGAAGAGGAAGACTGGTCCAGTTCGTGGAAGCAGCATTGGCAGCCACAGGCGATTGGCGAGACTATTCTGGTCTGTCCGGCTTGGTTAGAAGTGCCCGAGAATAGCGATCGCCACGTTTTGCGCATGGACCCTGGTGTTGCTTTTGGTACGGGGGCTCACACCACCACGCAACTGTGTATAGAAGCCTTAGAAATGCACTTGGGGTTTCTGGAGCCCAATGAGAAGGTGACCGTGGCCGATATTGGCTGTGGATCGGGTATTTTGTCGCTGGCGGCAGCGAAACTGGGGGCAGAGCGGGTGTATGCCGTCGATACGGATGCATTTGCCGTGGAGGCCACCCAATTCAACATCCGCAACAATGGGCTGGACGGTAAAATCGAAATCCATCGCGGCAGCTTAGACGCCTTACCCCGGATGGTGGATGGCTTGATCTGCAATATTTTGGCCGAGGTCGCGATCGACTTGATTCCTCAATTTCAATTGGCGATTCGGGAAAATGGCTGGTTGGTGTTGAGCGGCATCGCGATCGAGCAGGCCAAGATGGTGTCACAGACGCTAGAAGCCCACGGCTGGATGGTGGCGGCGTTATGGAAGCGGCAGGAATGGTGTTGCCTGAATGTCCGCAGACACTAA
- a CDS encoding 16S rRNA (uracil(1498)-N(3))-methyltransferase codes for MVLPECPQTLKSCPRLAFERGTLAARWSAGDRQFPLEKSQRHYLERVRRLKVGDDFLAFDSTGLLWRAALVEGGAQLVEALQPLQRELPVSLELAIAVPKGSGLDETVRQLTELGASRLVPLLTERTLVQPSAKKVERWRAIAREATEQCERVFVPEVLEPLAWEQWLRYRGGEVRWMAAAREDALGLLDRLQRDRSRLSGGIAVAIGPEGGWTDEELEAGRDRGVEAVNLGPRILRAVTAPLVVASVVAAELETFDLRG; via the coding sequence ATGGTGTTGCCTGAATGTCCGCAGACACTAAAGTCTTGCCCTCGGCTGGCCTTCGAGCGCGGCACCCTCGCGGCACGATGGTCGGCAGGCGATCGCCAGTTCCCCCTAGAAAAATCACAGCGCCACTATTTAGAACGGGTCCGTCGCCTGAAGGTGGGGGATGACTTTTTGGCCTTTGACAGCACGGGGCTGCTGTGGAGGGCTGCGTTAGTCGAGGGGGGGGCGCAGTTGGTAGAAGCTTTGCAGCCGCTCCAACGGGAGTTACCAGTGTCGTTGGAATTGGCGATCGCCGTTCCCAAGGGCTCGGGACTGGATGAAACAGTTCGGCAGTTGACTGAATTAGGCGCGTCGCGGCTGGTGCCCCTACTGACGGAACGGACGCTAGTGCAGCCCAGTGCCAAGAAAGTGGAGCGCTGGCGGGCGATCGCCCGAGAGGCAACGGAGCAATGCGAGCGGGTGTTTGTGCCAGAGGTGCTGGAGCCACTCGCGTGGGAGCAATGGCTGCGGTATCGGGGTGGGGAGGTGAGATGGATGGCGGCGGCCAGGGAGGATGCCCTCGGCCTGCTCGATCGCCTGCAACGCGATCGCAGCCGCCTCTCGGGTGGGATTGCTGTGGCGATCGGCCCCGAAGGGGGCTGGACGGACGAGGAGTTAGAGGCTGGACGGGACAGAGGGGTGGAGGCGGTTAATTTAGGACCGCGTATCTTGCGGGCGGTGACGGCTCCTCTGGTCGTGGCCAGTGTGGTGGCTGCTGAGTTGGAAACGTTCGATCTGCGGGGATGA